From a region of the Helianthus annuus cultivar XRQ/B chromosome 5, HanXRQr2.0-SUNRISE, whole genome shotgun sequence genome:
- the LOC110942144 gene encoding serine/threonine-protein kinase D6PK: MDSKSSTKTVGNKLTEENPKSLEPTTPTKVTEKRPELDSKKGQQSQDQLGKEKSLSAKKEASGNAGGSAKTGEKTEVVESGKSSVCRGSTSTDVSDESSCSSLSSNMNKPHKSNDSRWEAIQAVRSKDGVLGLSHFRLLKRLGCGDIGSVYLSELSGTKSYFAMKVMDKVSLESRKKLLRAQTEREILQSLDHPFLPTLYSHFETDKFSCLVMEFCPGGDLHTLRQRQPGKRFCEQAVKFYVAEILLAMEYLHMLGIIYRDLKPENVLVREDGHIMLSDFDLSLRCSVSPTLVKSASLDNEPLRKGSAYFIQPACMEPSSCIQPACAVPTSCFSPKLFMSKSKKESKSSSKTKNKPEIRHQVTPLPELMAEPTGARSMSFVGTHEYLAPEIIKNEGHGSAVDWWTLGIFLYELLFGKTPFKGSGNRATLMNVVGQPLRFPESPVVSFSARDLIRGLLVKEPQHRLAYKRGATEIKQHPFFEGVNWALIRCASPPEIPRPVEIEQVPAAPVVISGEKKSAGVPVAAPEKKGADNYLEFDFF; the protein is encoded by the exons ATGGATTCAAAGTCTAGTACCAAAACGGTTGGTAATAAGTTAACGGAAGAAAATCCGAAAAGTTTAGAGCCTACAACGCCAACGAAAGTCACTGAAAAACGACCCGAATTAGATTCCAAAAAGGGTCAACAAAGTCAAGATCAATTAGGTAAAGAAAAAAGTTTATCGGCTAAAAAAGAAGCGTCTGGTAACGCTGGCGGAAGCGCAAAAACCGGTGAAAAAACCGAAGTTGTTGAAAGTGGAAAAAGTAGTGTGTGTAGAGGAAGTACAAGTACCGATGTAAGTGACGAAAGTAGTTGTAGTAGTTTAAGTAGTAACATGAATAAGCCCCACAAATCAAACGATTCAAGATGGGAAGCGATCCAAGCCGTTAGATCGAAAGACGGGGTTTTGGGTTTGAGTCATTTCCGGTTGTTGAAACGTTTAGGTTGTGGTGATATTGGGAGTGTTTATCTTTCGGAACTTAGTGGTACTAAATCTTATTTTGCAATGAAAGTTATGGATAAAGTGTCGCTAGAAAGCCGCAAAAAGTTGTTACGGGCTCAAACCGAACGGGAGATTTTGCAATCTTTGGATCACCCGTTTCTTCCAACTTTGTATTCTCATTTTGAAACCGATAAATTCTCGTGTTTGGTTATGGAGTTTTGCCCCGGGGGTGATTTGCATACTCTTCGACAAAGGCAGCCCGGAAAGCGGTTTTGTGAACAAGCCGTAAA GTTTTATGTAGCGGAAATTCTTCTAGCAATGGAATACCTACACATGCTCGGGATCATATATCGTGACCTAAAACCCGAGAACGTTTTAGTCAGAGAAGACGGCCACATAATGCTTTCCGACTTTGACCTTTCGCTTCGCTGTTCAGTGAGCCCGACGCTTGTCAAATCAGCTTCTCTCGACAATGAACCACTCAGAAAAGGTTCGGCTTATTTTATCCAACCCGCGTGCATGGAGCCCTCTTCTTGTATCCAACCCGCATGTGCGGTCCCCACATCGTGTTTCTCACCTAAACTCTTCATGAGTAAATCCAAAAAAGAATCAAAATCCAGTTCGAAGACCAAAAACAAACCGGAAATCAGACACCAAGTCACCCCGTTACCCGAGCTAATGGCTGAGCCAACCGGGGCCCGTTCAATGTCGTTTGTCGGGACCCACGAGTATCTAGCACCCGAGATTATAAAAAACGAAGGGCATGGGAGTGCGGTTGACTGGTGGACTTTAGGGATCTTTCTGTACGAATTACTGTTCGGTAAAACTCCCTTTAAAGGATCCGGAAACCGGGCCACTTTGATGAACGTAGTCGGTCAACCGCTGCGGTTTCCCGAGTCACCGGTGGTTAGCTTTTCGGCCCGTGATTTAATCCGGGGGTTGTTGGTTAAGGAACCGCAACATCGGTTGGCTTACAAAAGGGGTGCTACCGAAATCAAACAACATCCGTTCTTCGAAGGCGTTAACTGGGCTTTGATTCGGTGCGCTAGCCCGCCTGAGATCCCGAGACCAGTTGAGATTGAGCAGGTTCCGGCTGCACCGGTGGTGATTTCCGGTGAGAAGAAAAGTGCAGGGGTTCCGGTTGCTGCACCGGAGAAAAAAGGGGCTGATAATTATCTTGAATTTGATTTCTTTTGA